The following proteins are encoded in a genomic region of Tachysurus fulvidraco isolate hzauxx_2018 chromosome 22, HZAU_PFXX_2.0, whole genome shotgun sequence:
- the LOC113650147 gene encoding uncharacterized protein LOC113650147 isoform X2 has translation MARSKESTEKNLKSTFKVVKKYKDEFYSNNVMEGDVFVVKHERKVQKAGLYTDGQIIQLQVLTGTLHNSTEINKVNVDAFTGGKSFAVYRKKKGISQSFKKNIDEAMSKCPETNFHRYNCMEFVMELLELYLPPYKTDCSKIAFGTKPKGFKVVKNFADDYKKNAMLGDLFLVQGGPFGSSNLHAGVCCSEKGPKIIQLIETTTVPGVVNKVHLNGFSAGMRYAIYRKKTGIPDSLKKKVDEALSRMPNRRQAEYSNVLFALELLFGKLEEKERDVEDLNDILFGDTE, from the exons ATG gcaCGATCAAAGGAAAGCACAGAGAAGAACCTCAAGTCAACGTTCAAAGTTGTAAAAAAGTACAAAGATGAATTTTATTCGAACAATGTCATGGAAGGAGATGTGTTCGTTGTGAAACATGAAAGAAAGGTCCAGAAGGCTGGATTGTACACTGATGGACAGATCATTCAGttacaag TCTTAACAGGAACACTCCACAACAGTACAGAGATAAACAAGGTGAATGTGGATGCGTTCACTGGAGGAAAAAGTTTTGCTGTTTACAGGAAGAAGAAAGGAATTTCTCAGTCATTCAAGAAAAATATTGATGAAGCAATGAGCAAATGTCCAGAAACCAATTTTCATAGATATAACTGTATGGAGTTTGTCATGGAGCTTCTCGAGCTTTATCTGCCG CCGTATAAAACAGATTGCAGTAAGATTGCCTTTGGCACCAAACCAAAGGGCTTCAAAGTTGTCAAAAACTTCGCTGATGACTACAAAAAAAACGCAATGTTAGGAGACCTGTTTCTTGTACAAGGTGGGCCATTTGGCAGCAGTAACCTCCATGCTGGTGTGTGCTGCAGTGAAAAGGGCCCAAAGATCATTCAGCTCATAG agaccACAACCGTTCCAGGTGTCGTGAACAAAGTGCATCTCAACGGGTTTTCTGCAGGCATGAGATATGCAATTTATAGGAAGAAGACGGGAATCCCAGactcgttaaaaaaaaaagttgatgaAGCATTGAGCAGAATGCCAAATCGTCGACAGGCAGAATACAGCAATGTGCTTTTTGCTTTGGAGCTTCTCTTTGGAAAATTAGAG gaaaaagaaagagatgtgGAAGATTTAAACGACATTTTATTTGGTGACACTGAATGA
- the LOC113650147 gene encoding uncharacterized protein LOC113650147 isoform X1 translates to MARSKESTEKNLKSTFKVVKKYKDEFYSNNVMEGDVFVVKHERKVQKAGLYTDGQIIQLQVLQSPTGAGRPLDASGSSESPSSQLMSTIFIAGKTIRAVLTGTLHNSTEINKVNVDAFTGGKSFAVYRKKKGISQSFKKNIDEAMSKCPETNFHRYNCMEFVMELLELYLPPYKTDCSKIAFGTKPKGFKVVKNFADDYKKNAMLGDLFLVQGGPFGSSNLHAGVCCSEKGPKIIQLIETTTVPGVVNKVHLNGFSAGMRYAIYRKKTGIPDSLKKKVDEALSRMPNRRQAEYSNVLFALELLFGKLEEKERDVEDLNDILFGDTE, encoded by the exons ATG gcaCGATCAAAGGAAAGCACAGAGAAGAACCTCAAGTCAACGTTCAAAGTTGTAAAAAAGTACAAAGATGAATTTTATTCGAACAATGTCATGGAAGGAGATGTGTTCGTTGTGAAACATGAAAGAAAGGTCCAGAAGGCTGGATTGTACACTGATGGACAGATCATTCAGttacaag tattgcagagtccaactggagctggtagaccTCTAGATGCCTCGGGTTCCTCAGAGTCGCCTTCGTCTCAGTTGATGTCCACAATCTTCATCGCAGggaagacgatcagagctg TCTTAACAGGAACACTCCACAACAGTACAGAGATAAACAAGGTGAATGTGGATGCGTTCACTGGAGGAAAAAGTTTTGCTGTTTACAGGAAGAAGAAAGGAATTTCTCAGTCATTCAAGAAAAATATTGATGAAGCAATGAGCAAATGTCCAGAAACCAATTTTCATAGATATAACTGTATGGAGTTTGTCATGGAGCTTCTCGAGCTTTATCTGCCG CCGTATAAAACAGATTGCAGTAAGATTGCCTTTGGCACCAAACCAAAGGGCTTCAAAGTTGTCAAAAACTTCGCTGATGACTACAAAAAAAACGCAATGTTAGGAGACCTGTTTCTTGTACAAGGTGGGCCATTTGGCAGCAGTAACCTCCATGCTGGTGTGTGCTGCAGTGAAAAGGGCCCAAAGATCATTCAGCTCATAG agaccACAACCGTTCCAGGTGTCGTGAACAAAGTGCATCTCAACGGGTTTTCTGCAGGCATGAGATATGCAATTTATAGGAAGAAGACGGGAATCCCAGactcgttaaaaaaaaaagttgatgaAGCATTGAGCAGAATGCCAAATCGTCGACAGGCAGAATACAGCAATGTGCTTTTTGCTTTGGAGCTTCTCTTTGGAAAATTAGAG gaaaaagaaagagatgtgGAAGATTTAAACGACATTTTATTTGGTGACACTGAATGA
- the LOC125138322 gene encoding uncharacterized protein LOC125138322 has protein sequence MAQSKEITEENLKSMFKVVKKYKDEFYLNNVMEGDVFIVKHERKVQKAGLYTDGQIIQLQVLTGTFYNSTEINKVNVDAFTGKKSFAVYRKKKGIPKSFKKNVDEAINKCPESNFDGYNCMEFVMELLEVYLPPIKSECSKIAFGTKPKGFKVVKMFADDYNSNAMLGDLFLVRDGPFGSTKLHAGVCCSEKGPQIIQLLARIKGSRPIPGVVTIVHLNGFSADMNYAIYRRTQGIPDSFQKKVDEALSRKPNHQEERFSNVCFALELLFGELKEKERDVEDLNDILFGDTE, from the exons ATG GCACAATCAAAGGAGATCACAGAGGAGAACCTCAAGTCAATGTTCAAAGTTGTAAAAAAGTACAAAGATGAATTTTATTTGAACAATGTCATGGAAGGAGATGTGTTCATTGTGAAACATGAAAGAAAGGTCCAGAAGGCTGGATTGTACACTGATGGACAGATCATTCAGTTACAAg TCTTAACAGGAACATTCTACAACAGTACAGAGATAAACAAGGTGAATGTGGATGCgttcactggaaaaaaaagttttgctgTTTACAGGAAGAAGAAAGGAATTCCTAAGTCATTCAAGAAAAATGTTGACGAAGCAATAAACAAATGTCCAGAAAGCAATTTTGATGGATATAACTGTATGGAGTTTGTCATGGAGCTTCTCGAGGTTTATCTGCCG ccGATTAAATCAGAATGCAGTAAGATTGCTTTTGGCACTAAACCAAAGGGCTTCAAAGTTGTCAAAATGTTCGCTGATGACTACAACAGTAACGCAATGTTAGGAGACCTGTTTCTTGTGCGCGATGGGCCATTTGGCAGCACTAAACTCCATGCTGGTGTGTGCTGCAGTGAAAAGGGCCCACAGATTATTCAGCTCTTAG CAAGGATTAAAGGGTCCAGACCCATTCCAGGTGTTGTGACCATAGTGCATCTCAACGGGTTTTCTGCAGACATGAATTATGCAATTTATAGGAGGACACAGGGAATCCCTGActcattccaaaaaaaagtcGATGAAGCATTGAGCAGAAAGCCAAATCATCAAGAGGAACGATTCAGCAATGTGTGTTTTGCCTTGGAACTTCTCTTTGGAGAATTAAAG gaaaaagaaagagatgtgGAAGATTTGAATGACATTTTGTTTGGTGACACTGAATGA